A genomic window from Sporosarcina sp. Marseille-Q4063 includes:
- a CDS encoding conjugal transfer protein, translated as MRKKLGKSINKKDGIVKKSMDVLKKSSENEKRKKDMRKLEKKSRPKGYRAKKLGAFTFWMLFLFMLLIVFVNIFSSSGKSKASDKTENLQVNKALAAEGVEFSKDFVSEYFTWNIGDEDREQRVEKLSYYLPKEVNAHAVIADKQWKSTIAREDIILKEVEDLADNRARITFQVKINFENFAAGQEKKENNKKTEKNRVVPEKIETVKYISVPIFYDDEKRRFAVYELPSFTYLDEQKIDENIESETEGLKPIKDGSTQNVRAFMETFFEAYANDSKDKLTYIIEDPHHQNGLNQTMSFVSLKNTEIFEGKKANEKIVKTDVVLAEPKTGIEFTSTYILVLAESEMRYTVLFVNNKQYIDELKDKEIANVEKEMDMEGEKDN; from the coding sequence TTGCGGAAAAAGTTAGGTAAATCTATCAACAAAAAAGATGGAATTGTAAAAAAGTCAATGGATGTATTAAAAAAATCATCTGAAAATGAAAAACGAAAAAAAGATATGCGAAAACTAGAAAAGAAAAGCAGACCGAAAGGATATCGAGCTAAAAAGCTTGGTGCATTTACATTCTGGATGCTTTTTTTGTTTATGCTATTAATCGTTTTCGTAAATATATTTTCATCCAGTGGGAAGTCAAAAGCTAGCGATAAAACAGAGAATCTACAAGTGAATAAAGCTTTAGCAGCTGAGGGAGTAGAGTTTTCCAAAGACTTTGTTTCGGAATATTTTACATGGAATATTGGTGACGAGGATCGAGAACAACGAGTAGAAAAACTAAGTTATTATCTACCGAAAGAGGTAAATGCTCATGCTGTAATAGCCGATAAGCAGTGGAAATCTACGATTGCAAGGGAAGATATAATATTAAAAGAAGTTGAAGATTTGGCTGATAATCGAGCACGAATCACCTTTCAAGTAAAAATTAATTTCGAAAACTTTGCTGCTGGCCAAGAAAAAAAGGAGAATAATAAAAAAACAGAAAAAAATCGTGTTGTTCCAGAAAAGATTGAAACAGTAAAGTATATATCTGTTCCAATTTTTTATGATGATGAAAAAAGGCGTTTCGCGGTTTATGAACTTCCGAGCTTTACGTATTTGGATGAACAAAAAATTGATGAAAATATTGAATCTGAAACGGAAGGGTTGAAACCCATTAAGGATGGAAGCACTCAAAACGTTCGTGCTTTCATGGAAACATTTTTTGAAGCATACGCAAACGACTCAAAAGATAAGTTGACTTATATCATTGAGGACCCTCATCATCAAAATGGTCTAAATCAAACAATGAGTTTTGTTAGTTTAAAAAACACCGAAATATTCGAAGGTAAGAAAGCGAACGAAAAAATTGTAAAAACGGACGTCGTGTTGGCCGAACCAAAAACAGGAATTGAATTTACATCTACTTACATCCTTGTCTTGGCTGAAAGCGAGATGCGTTACACCGTTTTATTCGTCAACAATAAACAATACATTGATGAGTTAAAGGACAAGGAAATAGCAAATGTAGAAAAAGAAATGGATATGGAAGGCGAGAAAGATAATTAG
- a CDS encoding ATP-binding protein — protein MKIEFPVKHIENNLVFAHDGTVWAYYKIEGFNYDFLEDDEKIIPFQQQMSFLTNIGLDLHYLVVPNPTNITGILNATIEEMNLKDYPLRENGIQYIEQVKRALENERELNESSEYHHYIGIQLDPEKNKYASGNAGINALTSVKKFIEGFSSPLYQAVGLYPDDILDSQIKAFQSQAVSIESAIDNSFGSRIHKVTTEELVFIIEKSFSTRNNNTDVQIRNSYEIGKAVEGIDKQGNKHKAIRNNKKEFFDVQNSNIKEIGPKTLMLSRITDANEIESLYCQYLTIECMDDVQHHPGSEWLYRIQLRMPFPLTVSIRAENQPNELIKKKLSNAKLEFRDQRNEAQKGGQDVDMSVDVSQSGTIQMENYFKQTGFPGFAVSFVFKVTAETEEQLKTRVGLLRNELSKYGLKIVAPYGEQVHFLLEAIPGSKKYHDDYKMEVAPGVLAGMMFGATTNIGDNRGFYIGHTSQFSKPVFIQPDLAAKAFDGLGNVVDSISVLVAGMTGRGKSFFMNLFIYLATLTGSKGLIIDPKGDRTGWDKGLPFIPKEFIEVWTLGSDPDDAGSLDPFRTSTNIEEAKDITMDILSYLANIDLNEDAYNILSEAVEEVANEDDPCIGRVLTYLHELYGNRPESMSNSRYEALERLRGTLETLKRNQLSMLLFGEVGQSFKVLEHDKPIQVLMIQNLNLPSSSEKKKIRNIHKISEAIMISITAWTKQYMFKSDRGTHKFILQDEASAIERSPIGAELMDFIVRMGRFYNTTLIKGSQNASDHGNDVANMGMKFSFGLRKTSEAEEMLDYLNLPPTNANIETLKALDRGEALFQDIYGRSAVVKINPVFVELLDAFDSSTSSEEEREREKERVI, from the coding sequence ATGAAAATTGAGTTTCCTGTTAAGCATATAGAAAACAATCTAGTATTTGCACATGACGGGACAGTATGGGCTTATTACAAAATAGAGGGATTTAATTATGATTTTTTAGAAGATGATGAAAAAATAATTCCATTTCAACAACAGATGTCATTTCTGACAAACATCGGTCTTGATTTGCATTATTTAGTAGTTCCTAATCCAACGAATATTACAGGTATTTTGAACGCTACAATTGAAGAAATGAATCTGAAAGATTATCCGTTGAGAGAAAATGGGATTCAGTATATAGAACAAGTCAAAAGGGCTTTAGAAAACGAACGAGAATTGAATGAGTCCAGTGAGTATCATCACTACATTGGTATTCAGTTAGATCCTGAGAAAAATAAATATGCTTCGGGTAATGCGGGTATAAATGCCCTAACATCTGTTAAAAAGTTTATTGAAGGCTTCAGTTCACCATTATATCAAGCGGTAGGATTGTACCCCGATGACATTTTAGATAGCCAAATCAAAGCTTTTCAAAGCCAAGCAGTTTCAATCGAATCAGCAATAGATAATTCATTCGGTTCACGGATTCACAAAGTAACGACGGAAGAATTAGTATTTATTATTGAGAAAAGTTTCAGCACCAGAAATAACAATACAGACGTTCAGATTCGTAATTCTTATGAAATTGGTAAAGCTGTTGAAGGGATTGATAAGCAAGGAAATAAACATAAAGCGATTCGCAATAATAAGAAGGAGTTCTTTGATGTCCAAAATTCGAATATCAAAGAAATTGGTCCGAAAACATTGATGTTGAGTCGAATTACTGATGCTAACGAAATTGAAAGTCTCTACTGTCAATACTTAACGATTGAATGCATGGACGATGTTCAGCATCATCCTGGCAGTGAATGGCTCTATAGGATTCAATTGCGTATGCCCTTTCCGTTAACCGTTTCAATTCGCGCGGAAAATCAACCGAATGAATTAATTAAAAAGAAATTAAGTAATGCAAAACTGGAATTCAGAGACCAACGTAATGAAGCCCAAAAGGGTGGTCAGGACGTAGATATGAGTGTCGATGTTTCGCAGAGTGGTACGATTCAAATGGAAAACTATTTTAAGCAAACAGGATTTCCTGGGTTCGCTGTTTCGTTTGTCTTTAAGGTAACTGCTGAAACCGAAGAACAATTAAAGACGAGAGTTGGATTGTTGCGAAATGAATTATCAAAGTACGGTTTAAAAATTGTCGCCCCTTATGGTGAACAAGTTCATTTCTTATTGGAAGCTATTCCAGGTTCGAAAAAGTATCACGATGATTATAAGATGGAAGTTGCCCCTGGTGTGTTAGCTGGAATGATGTTCGGTGCCACAACAAACATTGGAGATAATCGAGGGTTTTATATCGGTCATACTTCACAGTTTTCTAAGCCGGTCTTTATCCAGCCCGATTTAGCAGCCAAAGCATTTGATGGGCTTGGTAACGTAGTAGATTCAATATCAGTTCTAGTTGCAGGAATGACGGGACGAGGAAAATCCTTCTTCATGAATCTGTTTATTTATCTTGCGACACTTACCGGCTCCAAAGGGTTAATTATAGACCCTAAAGGTGATAGAACGGGATGGGATAAGGGACTCCCGTTTATTCCGAAAGAATTCATAGAAGTTTGGACACTTGGTTCTGATCCTGATGATGCGGGTTCACTTGACCCATTTAGAACAAGTACGAACATCGAAGAAGCCAAAGACATTACGATGGATATTCTTTCGTATCTGGCCAACATTGATTTGAATGAAGATGCGTACAACATTTTGAGTGAAGCGGTTGAAGAAGTAGCGAATGAAGATGACCCGTGTATTGGAAGGGTTCTAACCTATTTACATGAGTTGTATGGTAATCGTCCAGAAAGCATGTCGAATAGTCGCTATGAAGCATTAGAACGGTTGAGAGGTACGCTGGAAACATTGAAACGTAATCAGTTATCCATGTTGCTATTCGGGGAAGTGGGCCAAAGCTTTAAAGTGCTGGAACACGACAAACCGATTCAGGTACTCATGATTCAGAACCTAAACTTACCCTCGTCCAGTGAGAAGAAGAAAATTAGAAACATTCACAAGATATCGGAAGCCATTATGATTTCAATCACTGCATGGACAAAACAGTATATGTTTAAGAGTGATAGGGGCACACATAAGTTCATTCTCCAAGACGAAGCAAGTGCAATTGAACGAAGTCCAATTGGAGCTGAATTAATGGATTTTATCGTGCGAATGGGCCGTTTCTATAATACGACACTAATAAAGGGTTCACAAAATGCCTCAGACCATGGGAATGATGTTGCAAATATGGGAATGAAATTTAGTTTCGGACTGCGTAAAACTAGTGAAGCGGAAGAAATGTTAGATTATCTAAATTTACCTCCAACGAATGCAAACATTGAAACGTTAAAAGCATTGGATCGTGGGGAAGCTCTATTCCAGGATATTTACGGTCGTTCTGCGGTCGTTAAAATTAATCCAGTGTTCGTTGAGTTATTAGATGCATTCGATTCTTCTACATCATCCGAAGAGGAAAGGGAGCGTGAAAAAGAAAGAGTAATATGA
- a CDS encoding DUF5348 domain-containing protein encodes MKLVEDTVESYRKADSTIKRLLKEMDELMDNINIFNLNSDDVQKYFTLYKAKLGLEEAYSSIVDLNKVLQLEGYLRKNERGRYELNGFELTSGGLIDIWRDDTEMKDGGYYVPSRIEHHATDYYCVDMPEAKLEGLKARYRVSPLSN; translated from the coding sequence ATGAAATTAGTGGAAGATACCGTAGAAAGTTATCGCAAAGCAGATAGTACGATAAAACGACTTTTAAAGGAAATGGATGAACTTATGGATAACATCAATATTTTCAATTTGAATTCGGATGATGTGCAAAAGTATTTCACGTTGTATAAAGCCAAATTGGGACTTGAAGAAGCATATTCATCAATTGTTGATTTGAATAAGGTACTTCAACTCGAAGGATATTTACGTAAAAATGAACGAGGCCGGTATGAACTAAACGGTTTTGAGTTAACAAGTGGCGGATTGATTGATATATGGCGAGATGATACAGAAATGAAGGATGGAGGTTATTACGTTCCCAGCAGGATTGAACACCATGCAACGGATTATTACTGCGTTGATATGCCTGAGGCGAAGTTGGAAGGGTTGAAAGCACGTTACAGGGTATCACCGTTATCAAATTAA
- a CDS encoding ParM/StbA family protein has protein sequence MENVAVDLGYGYVKAISSSGKRVIFPSLVGKGYDRGITNILGDTPNDLANIHVAIKGEDYFVGELANESRSLSRIFERERFNHMYTHILLNTAIHLVTAGRGGSVNLSTGLPLDFYQAQAKDFQTSITGIQSHIEWKSGPLVEGAKQVNIERALVFPQGASAIFSALINHDGKYTYPHLMNKGTLIGLVDIGFRTTDFVVVEIQQNGSFVPMAKLSGTVDDGVNNLYRDIRQVFKTKTGGADLSEYYISRILKDEQLSYKGNKIDFRKIIQSSKKSIATNIVDRLKNVWAEESDLFDAIFLAGGGGELFEPFIQPHFDNRLLKITESQFANTIGYLRLGKSVFGQLERRNSVI, from the coding sequence GATTTCGTCATCAGGAAAGCGTGTAATTTTCCCCTCGTTGGTTGGAAAAGGATACGACAGAGGAATCACGAATATCCTTGGAGATACACCAAATGACTTAGCAAATATACATGTAGCAATTAAAGGTGAAGATTATTTTGTCGGCGAGCTAGCAAATGAATCTCGTTCTTTATCTCGTATCTTTGAACGTGAACGTTTTAATCATATGTACACACATATTTTACTAAATACAGCTATTCATCTTGTAACGGCCGGCAGGGGCGGTTCTGTGAATCTGTCAACAGGACTCCCACTTGATTTCTATCAAGCACAGGCAAAGGATTTTCAAACGTCCATTACAGGGATTCAGTCACATATTGAATGGAAATCGGGTCCGCTTGTGGAAGGTGCTAAACAAGTAAATATTGAACGTGCCTTAGTATTTCCGCAAGGTGCTTCAGCAATCTTTTCAGCATTAATTAATCACGATGGTAAATATACTTATCCTCATTTAATGAACAAAGGAACGCTTATTGGATTGGTTGATATCGGATTTAGGACAACGGATTTTGTTGTTGTTGAAATTCAGCAAAATGGATCATTTGTTCCAATGGCAAAATTATCTGGAACGGTGGATGACGGTGTAAACAATCTGTACAGAGATATACGTCAAGTTTTCAAAACAAAAACGGGTGGTGCGGATTTAAGTGAATATTACATTTCCCGAATTTTAAAAGACGAACAATTGAGTTACAAGGGAAATAAAATTGATTTCAGGAAAATCATTCAGTCGAGTAAGAAGTCCATTGCCACGAATATTGTTGACCGATTAAAAAATGTGTGGGCTGAAGAATCAGATTTATTTGATGCAATCTTCTTGGCCGGTGGTGGTGGTGAACTATTTGAGCCGTTCATCCAGCCTCACTTTGATAATCGATTGTTGAAGATTACTGAAAGCCAGTTTGCAAACACAATAGGTTATTTAAGATTGGGTAAATCAGTATTCGGTCAATTAGAACGTAGAAATTCAGTGATTTGA
- a CDS encoding TcpE family conjugal transfer membrane protein has protein sequence MLNNFIRFERQLYQIFGLELGRPIRLKAVMYFFVIAIVEATIYFTPGIGRLINWIPVGILTLIPIGLAWLLADVGTEGRSPVHFFRSFILYQARKIKDSTVYRGREVEKEKDYQFHNYFTFNEPVHPVSDDISIATEVDEKRKNALDYMNRISNRGKVASVKQVDYKNNETVVKNADAEKLPEIETEQLQKETNPKKTKERTNRTPLVVISVAVLFTFVLGVTLILRH, from the coding sequence GTGCTTAATAACTTCATTCGTTTTGAGCGTCAGCTCTATCAAATATTCGGGTTAGAACTAGGTAGACCAATTCGTTTAAAAGCGGTTATGTATTTCTTTGTGATAGCGATAGTGGAGGCAACTATTTATTTCACACCGGGGATTGGAAGGTTAATTAATTGGATACCTGTCGGGATATTAACTCTTATTCCAATTGGGCTTGCATGGTTGCTTGCAGATGTTGGAACGGAAGGTAGATCACCCGTACACTTCTTCCGTTCATTTATTTTATATCAAGCAAGAAAAATAAAAGACAGCACGGTTTATAGAGGTAGAGAAGTGGAGAAAGAAAAGGATTACCAATTCCATAACTACTTTACCTTTAATGAACCTGTTCATCCGGTAAGTGACGATATATCTATTGCAACAGAGGTTGATGAAAAACGAAAGAATGCCCTTGACTATATGAATCGAATTTCAAATAGGGGGAAAGTAGCTAGTGTAAAACAAGTCGATTATAAAAATAATGAAACCGTGGTTAAGAACGCGGATGCTGAAAAACTGCCGGAAATAGAAACGGAACAATTGCAAAAAGAAACGAATCCGAAAAAAACTAAAGAACGAACAAATCGAACCCCTCTTGTCGTAATTAGTGTTGCTGTTCTTTTCACATTTGTACTAGGCGTCACTCTGATATTAAGACATTAA